A single Primulina eburnea isolate SZY01 chromosome 11, ASM2296580v1, whole genome shotgun sequence DNA region contains:
- the LOC140805214 gene encoding uncharacterized FCP1 homology domain-containing protein C1271.03c-like yields the protein MAGEKSETSKLKKLIYDESSEDEQDSESDDIGLPLDKLSLGPKKKLLVLCLGGLLVHRVHVRDKATVRGLRPDTTYGKFLIFKRPFCQEFLKFCFERFDVGIWSSARDHNIDGALNIITGGMRSKLLFVWSQEECIDSGFFCINKPEKPLFLKNLKDLWEKKYITKGQYSSSNTLLIDDEPHTCLLNPPNTAIFPDPYKKHDTTDAFLGPNGELRKFLDGLADADGDVPSYVKDHPIGRPAISSSHPDWKYYERIIGNFAKRGSSFAAADSSSSDG from the exons ATGGCCGGGGAAAAATCCGAAACCTCAAAACTAAAGAAGTTGATTTACGATGAAAGTAGCGAGGATGAACAGGATTCTGAGTCCGATGATATCGGTCTTCCCCTGGATAAGCTGAGTCTCGGCCCGAAAAAGAAGCTTCTTGTGCTGTGTCTTGGCGGGCTTCTGGTGCACAGGGTTCATGTTAGGGATAAGGCCACCGTTCGAGGGTTGCGCCCCGATACAACTTACGGAAAGTTTCTAA TTTTCAAGAGGCCATTTTGCCAGGAGTTCTTGAAATTTTGCTTTGAACGGTTTGATGTCGGGATATGGTCCTCTGCAAGAGA TCACAATATAGACGGTGCTTTGAACATTATAACTGGTGGGATGAGAAGCAAGCTACTGTTCGTGTGG AGTCAAGAAGAATGCATTGATTCTGGATTTTTCTGCATAAACAAACCAGAAaaacctctgtttctgaaaaatCTAAAAGATCTGTGGGAAAAGAAATACATTACAAAAGGGCAGTATTCATCTTCCAACACTTTGCTCATCGATGACGAGCCTCACACCTGTCTTCTGAATCCG CCTAATACAGCCATTTTCCCAGATCCATACAAGAAACACGACACTACCGATGCATTCTTGG GTCCAAATGGTGAGCTGAGAAAATTCTTAGATGGGCTTGCAGATGCGGATGGGGATGTTCCTTCTTATGTGAAAGATCATCCAATCGGGCGGCCTGCCATATCGTCGTCGCATCCCGATTGGAAATATTATGAGAGAATCATCGGTAACTTTGCGAAGAGAGGGTCAAGCTTTGCTGCTGCTGATTCAAGTTCTTCTGATGGTTAG